A single genomic interval of Mucilaginibacter boryungensis harbors:
- a CDS encoding radical SAM protein has product MGQSLQHTWRRYRTLQTHAIKALPIVILMPHSACNCRCVMCDIWKDNRNLKQLTEDDIKGLLVSLKAFGTQQVVMSGGEALLNPNFFNLCTILKKQGIKITLLSTGLSIEKNAPQLLKLVNDLIVSLDGDEVLHDAIRNIPMAFKRLKAGVGHIKTINPDYRITGRTVIHRLNFRNWPNIIKEAKEMGLNQISFLPADVSSHAFNRQTAWSEPKQHEILLSEQDLPELQAIIDQILVEYKTEFRNGFIAEPPLKIQAIHDYYAAFYQHNPFPYKKCNAPWVSTVIEADGSVRPCFFLDTIGNIHDTSLTEILNSPEAVNFRKTLDMDKNAACIKCVCSLNLPPRMNPVV; this is encoded by the coding sequence ATGGGGCAGTCGTTACAACATACCTGGAGAAGATACCGCACGTTGCAAACACATGCTATAAAAGCATTGCCTATTGTAATATTAATGCCCCATAGCGCCTGCAATTGCCGTTGTGTAATGTGCGATATATGGAAGGATAACCGCAACCTGAAGCAACTTACCGAAGATGATATTAAAGGTTTACTGGTTTCGCTGAAAGCTTTTGGTACACAACAGGTAGTGATGTCGGGTGGTGAAGCTTTACTGAACCCTAATTTTTTTAACCTGTGTACAATTCTTAAAAAGCAGGGCATAAAAATAACGCTGCTATCAACAGGGTTATCCATCGAAAAAAATGCCCCGCAGTTACTAAAACTGGTAAATGACCTGATCGTATCCTTAGATGGTGATGAAGTTTTGCACGATGCCATCCGTAATATACCCATGGCATTCAAACGGTTAAAAGCAGGGGTGGGGCACATTAAAACGATCAACCCGGATTATCGCATTACCGGTCGTACGGTTATCCACCGGCTTAATTTTCGTAACTGGCCAAACATTATTAAGGAGGCTAAAGAAATGGGTTTAAACCAGATCAGCTTCCTACCTGCCGATGTAAGCAGTCATGCTTTTAACCGCCAAACGGCATGGAGCGAACCAAAGCAGCACGAGATATTATTAAGCGAACAGGATTTGCCGGAACTGCAAGCCATAATAGATCAAATACTTGTGGAATATAAAACCGAGTTCAGGAACGGTTTTATTGCCGAACCGCCTTTAAAAATTCAGGCTATACACGATTATTATGCCGCATTTTACCAACATAACCCTTTCCCCTATAAAAAATGTAATGCACCCTGGGTATCAACAGTTATTGAAGCCGATGGCAGCGTAAGGCCCTGCTTTTTTTTGGATACGATTGGCAATATACATGACACATCCTTAACCGAAATACTGAACAGCCCCGAAGCCGTAAACTTTAGGAAAACGCTTGATATGGATAAAAATGCCGCCTGTATAAAATGTGTTTGCTCGCTTAATTTACCGCCGCGTATGAACCCGGTTGTTTAA
- a CDS encoding glycosyltransferase family 4 protein produces MKIVFITRSTAYTGRGGDTVQVLKTAEHLRTLDVEVDVKLSNEVINYDEYDLLHFFNIPRPADMLRHSKASNKPYVISTILLDHSEYDKYFRRGAGRLLKFFSADAIEYIKTIARCLLGKDYLASKEFIWKGQRRCIKELIKGAAILLPNSPSEYERLVEQYGLTAKYRVIPNGVEQATFNSPDTDKYPDMVLCVARIEGNKNQLNLIKALNNTRFKVVVVGKPAPNQLDYYAQCRKIAAANIEFIDYLPLKQLVEHYRWAKVHALPSWFETTGLSTLEAAAMGCNIVITNKGDTQYYFEDYAFYCDPSSPESIYKAVDEASQAAYNKELYYRILENFTWQKTAEETLKAYQAVIPHSAQPHETVIAD; encoded by the coding sequence ATGAAAATTGTATTTATTACCCGATCTACAGCCTATACAGGGCGCGGAGGAGATACCGTCCAGGTATTAAAAACTGCTGAGCATTTGCGTACACTTGATGTTGAAGTGGATGTAAAACTTTCAAATGAGGTTATTAATTATGATGAGTATGACCTGTTGCACTTTTTTAACATCCCCCGCCCTGCCGATATGTTGCGGCATAGTAAGGCATCGAATAAGCCCTATGTAATTTCAACCATACTGTTAGATCATAGTGAGTATGATAAGTATTTCCGCCGCGGTGCCGGTCGCTTGTTAAAGTTTTTTTCAGCAGATGCGATTGAATATATTAAAACCATAGCCCGGTGTCTGCTGGGTAAGGATTACCTGGCCAGTAAGGAGTTTATATGGAAAGGGCAGCGCAGATGCATAAAAGAACTGATTAAAGGAGCAGCCATATTGTTACCCAATTCGCCGTCAGAATATGAAAGGTTGGTTGAACAGTATGGCTTAACAGCAAAATACCGGGTTATCCCCAATGGGGTTGAACAGGCTACATTTAACTCCCCTGATACTGATAAGTACCCTGATATGGTACTATGTGTAGCCCGGATTGAAGGCAATAAAAACCAGCTTAATTTAATTAAAGCTTTAAATAACACTCGCTTTAAAGTGGTAGTTGTAGGCAAACCAGCCCCCAACCAATTAGATTATTATGCCCAGTGCCGTAAAATAGCAGCCGCCAATATTGAATTTATTGATTACCTGCCGCTGAAACAGTTGGTTGAACACTACCGCTGGGCCAAAGTACATGCGCTACCCAGTTGGTTTGAAACCACCGGACTAAGCACACTTGAAGCAGCAGCCATGGGCTGCAATATTGTAATAACCAATAAAGGTGACACACAGTATTATTTTGAAGATTACGCCTTCTATTGCGATCCATCATCACCTGAAAGTATTTATAAAGCGGTAGACGAAGCAAGCCAGGCGGCTTACAATAAAGAATTATATTATAGAATTTTGGAAAACTTTACCTGGCAAAAAACAGCCGAAGAAACATTAAAAGCTTACCAGGCAGTAATACCCCATAGCGCCCAACCCCATGAAACAGTTATTGCTGATTAA
- a CDS encoding glycosyltransferase family 2 protein, which translates to MHHKPSITVLMPAYNAGKYIGEAIQSVLQQTFVDFELLIVNDGSTDGTLAVINSFDDKRIVVINQQNKGIAEALNTGLKYAKGAYIARFDADDICYPERLQKQYDFLTSYPDYVMVGSDADYILEDGDFLFHFQCIAHTYNEVMDKLYFYCPFIHPAVMYRKDVICNAGGYSAHAHNFEDYLLWTSIAKTGKMGNLPEALIKYRHNPSSVTIDERWRGKRFRDLKRMAVKRGAITHEEGDELLAIIKRQDTPRIKEGSYHALSGKKYLAENYQLEKARAHIKKAIEIHPLRLDNYLLYLVSYLPVKIILWLHKLSPNKL; encoded by the coding sequence ATGCATCATAAACCGTCCATAACAGTTTTAATGCCAGCTTATAATGCCGGGAAATATATCGGCGAAGCTATACAGTCGGTATTGCAGCAAACCTTTGTTGATTTTGAACTACTAATTGTTAACGATGGATCAACCGATGGTACGCTTGCTGTAATAAACAGTTTTGATGATAAGCGGATCGTAGTAATAAATCAGCAAAATAAAGGTATTGCCGAAGCATTAAATACCGGTTTAAAGTATGCAAAAGGCGCATACATTGCCCGCTTTGATGCCGACGACATTTGTTATCCTGAACGATTACAAAAACAATATGATTTTTTAACCAGTTACCCCGATTATGTAATGGTTGGCAGCGATGCCGACTATATTTTAGAAGATGGCGATTTCCTTTTCCATTTTCAATGTATTGCACATACCTATAACGAGGTGATGGACAAGCTATATTTTTATTGCCCTTTTATACACCCGGCTGTAATGTACCGTAAAGATGTCATCTGTAATGCTGGCGGTTATTCGGCACATGCGCATAATTTTGAAGACTACTTATTGTGGACCAGCATAGCAAAAACGGGTAAAATGGGCAACCTGCCCGAAGCCTTGATAAAATATCGCCACAATCCTTCTTCGGTAACTATTGACGAACGCTGGCGAGGTAAACGGTTTCGGGATTTAAAACGCATGGCTGTAAAACGCGGGGCCATTACCCACGAAGAAGGTGATGAACTATTAGCTATCATAAAAAGACAAGACACCCCGCGTATAAAGGAAGGATCGTACCATGCACTGAGCGGAAAAAAATACCTGGCCGAAAACTACCAACTGGAGAAAGCACGCGCACATATTAAAAAGGCTATTGAAATACATCCGTTAAGATTGGACAATTACCTTTTATACCTTGTTAGTTACCTGCCTGTGAAAATAATTTTATGGTTGCATAAATTAAGTCCCAATAAGCTATAA
- a CDS encoding class I SAM-dependent methyltransferase, whose product MLQQLRRFIPKRLLNPYIPETEAGTAYDIWSENYDNQPGNLMLDLDEIIFSRMLARTDIKGKKIADIGCGTGRHWPKIMRRQPLELAGFDVSVGMLSKLKQKFPESEAHQIISDRMPNVPTDAFDVVVSTLTMAHIKNLDDALLNWCRIVKNSGDILITDFHPDALAKGGQRTFKHGNGHIAVRNFVHRLDEIEAVLGSKKWKVIHREQIVIDETLKHYYESNNALHVYDKFKGMPIIYGLHFKHEA is encoded by the coding sequence ATGCTGCAACAATTAAGACGGTTTATACCCAAGCGTTTATTAAACCCCTACATCCCCGAAACCGAGGCGGGCACGGCATACGATATATGGTCTGAAAACTACGATAACCAGCCGGGCAACTTAATGCTCGATCTGGATGAGATCATATTTAGCCGCATGCTGGCGCGTACCGATATAAAAGGAAAGAAAATTGCCGATATTGGTTGTGGAACAGGGCGTCATTGGCCTAAAATAATGCGACGCCAACCTTTGGAACTGGCAGGCTTTGACGTTTCTGTGGGGATGTTGAGCAAACTGAAACAAAAGTTCCCCGAATCGGAAGCCCACCAGATAATTAGCGACCGCATGCCGAATGTACCTACCGATGCCTTTGACGTTGTTGTATCTACCCTAACCATGGCGCATATTAAAAACCTGGACGATGCCTTGCTTAACTGGTGCCGCATTGTTAAAAACAGCGGTGATATACTGATCACCGACTTTCATCCGGATGCTTTGGCTAAGGGCGGGCAACGTACGTTTAAGCATGGCAATGGCCATATTGCAGTGCGCAATTTTGTACACCGGCTGGATGAAATAGAAGCTGTATTAGGTTCAAAAAAATGGAAAGTAATACACAGGGAACAAATAGTTATTGATGAAACATTAAAACATTACTACGAAAGCAATAACGCATTACACGTTTACGATAAATTTAAAGGAATGCCGATTATTTACGGTCTCCATTTTAAACATGAGGCATGA
- a CDS encoding class I SAM-dependent methyltransferase, with amino-acid sequence MQSPELIETDFEQLYLAVRAYEGRVYTDAEVSRLPDVDTTHKYYNEWLIRKHSAKRLISYLQKKNRPLAILEVGCGNGWLAAKLADIPGAKVTGIDINQVEISQAMWVFKKDNLQFVNDSLDGDVIGHMRFDVIVFAAVLPYFSAAQAILKTALGRLNPHGEIHIIDTHFYGPGEVYGAIKRCADYYQAMGFPQMADLYHHHTLNILTGFNYEVLFDPGSIFNRVAKRGPFYWICIKK; translated from the coding sequence ATGCAAAGCCCCGAATTAATTGAAACGGATTTTGAGCAGCTTTACCTTGCCGTAAGGGCATATGAAGGGCGTGTATATACCGATGCCGAAGTTAGTCGGTTACCGGATGTTGATACTACCCATAAATACTACAACGAGTGGCTTATACGTAAGCATTCAGCTAAAAGATTGATAAGTTATTTACAAAAGAAAAATAGGCCGTTGGCTATATTGGAAGTAGGTTGCGGTAATGGCTGGTTAGCGGCAAAACTGGCTGATATCCCCGGTGCAAAAGTGACAGGGATTGATATTAACCAGGTAGAAATAAGCCAGGCTATGTGGGTTTTTAAAAAAGATAACCTGCAGTTTGTTAATGATAGTTTGGATGGCGATGTGATCGGTCATATGCGTTTTGATGTCATCGTTTTTGCGGCGGTACTACCTTATTTCTCCGCTGCGCAAGCTATCCTTAAAACGGCGCTCGGTCGTTTAAATCCGCATGGAGAAATACATATTATCGATACGCATTTTTATGGGCCGGGCGAAGTTTACGGAGCCATAAAGCGTTGCGCTGACTACTATCAGGCAATGGGGTTTCCACAAATGGCAGATCTGTACCATCACCATACTTTAAATATATTAACCGGTTTTAACTACGAGGTTTTGTTTGATCCGGGCAGCATTTTTAACCGAGTGGCCAAAAGAGGGCCGTTCTATTGGATCTGTATAAAGAAATAG
- a CDS encoding B12-binding domain-containing radical SAM protein: MNKIILFNPLSAVAKHRIPNSLMNIAASVEGKYDWVIVDGNCETDPLQKIQSYLYTGEYKYIGVTVMPGPQLKQATPVCKAIKAKNPQVKVIWGGYFPSTQPDTVLCSGYVDFIINGPGDHAFPLLIDALENGTPYEFIKNIIYKTDTGIVKNGKEDLIDQETLPPLPYDKLDTMYPIKKYLGRTYLGEKTLAYHSSIGCPFTCSFCAVVPIYEARWKAKSAQTVYKDIKYIKDKWGADAIEFHDNNFFVSEKRAVEFARLIAPEKMSWWGMARIDTMDKFSDASLQAIRDGGCKIIFFGAESGNNDILEQLDKGGTQTGDQIIRFAERLKKFDIIPEYSFVLGTPAPTPEKVQAQIDFEIEFIKKVKAVNPNTEIVIYTYSPVPTEGSELFKQVLDAGFKFPQTLEDWVSPAWENFDMRKNPLTPWLTPEMINKIRNFETVLNGVYPTVTDIKLNDLKRRSIRFVSAIRYKASLYKYPYEIKLLQRFWKYRQPEIQGF, encoded by the coding sequence ATGAACAAGATCATATTATTTAACCCCCTTAGCGCTGTTGCCAAGCACCGTATACCCAACTCGTTAATGAATATTGCCGCATCGGTAGAAGGTAAGTATGACTGGGTTATTGTTGATGGCAATTGCGAGACCGACCCATTACAGAAAATACAAAGCTACCTGTATACAGGCGAATATAAATATATAGGCGTTACCGTAATGCCCGGGCCGCAATTAAAGCAGGCCACACCGGTGTGTAAAGCTATTAAAGCTAAAAACCCGCAGGTGAAAGTAATTTGGGGGGGCTATTTTCCATCTACCCAGCCCGATACTGTGCTGTGTTCGGGCTATGTGGATTTTATTATTAACGGCCCCGGCGATCACGCTTTCCCCTTGCTGATAGATGCATTGGAAAATGGCACGCCCTACGAGTTCATAAAAAACATTATTTACAAAACCGATACCGGTATTGTTAAAAATGGTAAAGAAGATTTGATAGACCAGGAAACCCTGCCGCCATTACCTTACGATAAACTGGATACGATGTATCCGATAAAAAAATATCTGGGCCGCACTTACCTGGGCGAAAAAACGCTGGCTTACCATTCAAGCATAGGTTGCCCATTCACCTGTTCATTTTGCGCGGTAGTGCCTATTTACGAGGCCAGGTGGAAAGCCAAATCGGCACAAACCGTTTATAAGGATATTAAATACATTAAAGATAAATGGGGCGCCGATGCTATTGAATTTCATGATAATAACTTTTTTGTATCGGAAAAACGTGCGGTTGAATTTGCCAGGCTGATAGCGCCTGAAAAAATGTCGTGGTGGGGCATGGCGCGTATTGATACCATGGATAAATTTAGCGACGCATCGTTACAAGCGATCAGGGACGGCGGCTGTAAGATCATATTCTTTGGTGCGGAAAGCGGCAATAACGATATTCTGGAACAACTGGATAAAGGCGGTACCCAAACCGGCGACCAGATCATCCGTTTTGCCGAGCGGTTGAAGAAGTTTGATATCATCCCCGAATACTCGTTTGTATTAGGCACACCCGCACCGACACCCGAAAAGGTACAGGCGCAGATTGATTTTGAAATAGAATTTATTAAGAAAGTAAAAGCGGTAAACCCCAATACCGAAATAGTAATTTATACCTACAGTCCTGTACCGACTGAAGGCTCGGAACTGTTTAAGCAGGTTTTGGATGCCGGCTTTAAATTCCCGCAGACACTGGAAGATTGGGTTAGCCCGGCCTGGGAAAATTTTGATATGCGCAAAAACCCTTTAACGCCATGGCTTACGCCTGAGATGATAAATAAGATAAGAAATTTTGAGACGGTGCTGAATGGGGTATACCCAACCGTAACTGATATTAAACTTAACGATTTAAAACGCCGGTCGATACGGTTTGTGTCTGCAATAAGGTATAAAGCAAGTTTGTACAAATACCCATACGAGATAAAGCTATTACAACGGTTTTGGAAATACCGCCAGCCGGAGATACAGGGTTTTTAG
- a CDS encoding class I SAM-dependent methyltransferase: protein MVSDNLTHELLAGDAFTRQSVIFDELYSSNTIVTYKRDRVRSHILQYLKPGSNILELNSGTGEDALFFASQGYYVHATDISTGMQQVLKEKIEKAGKTTMVSTELCSFTKLEQLTARGPYDAIFSNFGGLNCTGELDKVLASLPSLLKPGGTATLVIIPGFCLWEALLIFKGKFKTATRRFFSKNGRTAHIEGQYFKCWYYNPAYIIKNSRQYFNCLSIEGLCTIVPPSYIEGFAEKHPAKFNWLKKWENKMKGTWPWRTMGDYFIITLQKKH, encoded by the coding sequence ATGGTGAGCGATAACCTCACGCACGAATTGTTGGCCGGCGATGCTTTTACGCGTCAGTCGGTTATTTTTGATGAGTTATACTCATCAAACACTATCGTTACTTACAAGCGCGACAGGGTGCGCAGCCATATCCTGCAATACCTGAAACCTGGTAGTAATATTTTAGAATTGAATAGCGGAACAGGGGAAGATGCGCTGTTTTTTGCCAGCCAGGGCTATTATGTGCATGCTACTGATATATCAACAGGTATGCAGCAGGTATTGAAAGAAAAGATAGAAAAAGCCGGAAAAACAACTATGGTGAGCACAGAACTATGTTCGTTCACCAAACTGGAACAATTAACAGCGCGCGGCCCTTACGATGCCATATTTTCAAACTTTGGCGGCCTTAACTGTACAGGTGAGCTGGATAAAGTGCTTGCCTCGCTGCCATCGCTATTGAAACCAGGGGGGACGGCAACTCTTGTTATTATTCCTGGTTTTTGCCTTTGGGAAGCCTTACTGATATTTAAGGGCAAGTTTAAAACGGCTACACGGCGGTTCTTTAGTAAAAACGGGCGCACAGCGCATATTGAAGGCCAATATTTTAAATGCTGGTACTACAACCCGGCTTACATAATAAAAAATAGCAGGCAATACTTTAACTGTTTAAGTATTGAAGGTTTATGCACTATTGTACCACCATCGTACATAGAAGGTTTCGCTGAAAAGCATCCGGCAAAATTCAACTGGCTTAAGAAATGGGAAAATAAAATGAAGGGTACCTGGCCGTGGCGCACTATGGGCGATTATTTTATTATCACCCTGCAAAAAAAGCACTGA
- a CDS encoding B12-binding domain-containing radical SAM protein — protein MKQHSILFSHSYFMRFDPKQWATGKPYPPLGTLYAAALMRQQGYQVSLFDTMFLSNAEEVLAAIETNKPQFFVVYDDGFNYLTKMCLTNMREAAFHMCKLAKQQGCTVIVSSSDSTDHYKEYLDEGADFVIIGEAEQTLLELIDALSEEMTMAEDILGLAYKNEGQFVKTQPRPVMKDLDVLPLPAWDLVNMQQYKDTWLKSSGYFSLNMNTTRGCPFKCNWCAKPIYGSRYNTRSVAHVVEELKLLINHYGAEHIWFSDDIFGLKPGWVPEFAKQVAAASLKFRFKIQSRADLLLQDDQIAALAAAGCENVWIGAESGSQKVLDAMDKGTTIEQIHQSTKLMKKYGIKPSFFIQFGYPGETKEDIALTIAMINQLLPFEIGISVSYPLPGTAFYERVKADLKTKSNWTDSDEMALMFSNTFPPSYYKQLHKYVHSNYHQHLARNSFANLISNPFKADIKAIRKALSVLYYMPATMFQKFKLNQTERSW, from the coding sequence GTGAAACAGCACAGCATACTTTTTAGTCACTCGTATTTTATGCGGTTCGACCCAAAGCAATGGGCGACGGGCAAGCCCTATCCACCATTGGGGACACTATATGCTGCTGCGTTAATGCGCCAGCAAGGTTACCAGGTTTCGCTGTTCGATACGATGTTTTTGAGCAATGCTGAAGAAGTATTAGCAGCCATTGAAACTAACAAACCGCAATTTTTTGTTGTGTACGATGATGGTTTTAATTATCTGACTAAAATGTGCCTCACCAACATGCGTGAAGCGGCATTCCATATGTGTAAACTGGCCAAACAACAAGGCTGCACAGTTATAGTTTCCAGCTCGGATAGTACAGATCATTATAAAGAGTACCTTGATGAGGGTGCCGATTTTGTGATCATCGGTGAGGCTGAGCAGACATTATTGGAACTGATTGATGCTTTGAGCGAGGAAATGACAATGGCCGAAGATATTTTAGGTTTGGCTTACAAGAATGAGGGGCAATTTGTAAAAACCCAGCCGCGACCGGTAATGAAAGACCTGGACGTACTACCATTACCTGCCTGGGACTTGGTTAACATGCAGCAATACAAAGATACCTGGCTAAAAAGCTCGGGCTACTTTTCGCTGAATATGAATACCACACGGGGATGCCCGTTTAAATGTAACTGGTGTGCCAAACCAATTTACGGCAGCAGATATAACACCCGCAGCGTAGCCCATGTGGTAGAAGAATTAAAACTACTGATCAATCACTACGGTGCCGAACACATTTGGTTTAGTGATGACATATTCGGACTGAAGCCCGGTTGGGTGCCTGAATTTGCAAAACAAGTAGCTGCTGCAAGTCTGAAATTCAGGTTTAAGATACAATCCCGCGCCGACTTGCTTTTACAGGATGATCAGATAGCGGCCCTCGCAGCTGCCGGTTGTGAAAACGTTTGGATAGGAGCGGAAAGCGGTTCACAAAAAGTGTTGGACGCTATGGATAAAGGCACAACTATCGAACAGATCCATCAGTCAACCAAATTGATGAAGAAGTACGGCATTAAACCATCATTCTTTATCCAGTTCGGTTACCCTGGAGAAACCAAAGAAGACATTGCTTTAACTATAGCCATGATAAACCAGCTGCTGCCGTTTGAAATTGGCATATCCGTATCTTACCCATTGCCGGGTACCGCTTTTTACGAGCGCGTAAAAGCCGATCTGAAAACCAAAAGCAACTGGACAGATTCGGACGAGATGGCGCTGATGTTTAGTAACACTTTCCCGCCGTCCTACTATAAACAACTGCACAAATATGTGCATAGTAATTACCATCAGCATTTGGCGCGCAATAGCTTTGCTAACCTGATAAGTAACCCCTTCAAGGCCGATATTAAAGCCATCAGAAAGGCTTTATCAGTGCTGTATTATATGCCGGCTACCATGTTTCAGAAATTTAAACTTAACCAAACCGAACGCTCATGGTGA
- a CDS encoding O-antigen ligase family protein yields the protein MKQLLLIKDTLSNQISYYHLALMLAVLPFDQFYSHIIFISFALHTLFHLQKDRIKQLATLRTGIMQAIFFVTLISLTYTAYPAKAGDDITRQLTILLFPVFFSLTSFNFRKYRDNLLLIFSIVSAATIVYLYLYALYVIHYFKLPVKVIFSETFINHKFSAPIGIHATFFSMQVVIAFFYIVIRLLKQQNFLTKAVYILTSLILLAGIIQLGSKAIFIVVLLGMLVAVPYFIISARKQMRYVLVSSVITVIVVGGALSINSFKQRYVTGLETDLSKFTDYENVEPRVVRWQAALEVAVKNPIVGYGAGAELPILADKYFEKKMYISFVNRLNAHNQYITFLLTTGIIGLLIYLSTLYFGFEIAFRQRDMLFFIFLLTIVVVSVSESLLHAEKGIYFYSLFFSFFVFSEREKAR from the coding sequence ATGAAACAGTTATTGCTGATTAAGGACACCTTATCTAACCAGATAAGCTACTATCATCTGGCGCTAATGTTGGCCGTGCTTCCGTTCGATCAGTTTTACAGCCACATTATATTTATCAGTTTTGCGCTGCATACCCTGTTCCATCTACAAAAAGACAGGATTAAACAGTTAGCTACCCTAAGGACAGGAATTATGCAAGCCATCTTTTTTGTAACACTTATCAGTTTAACTTATACAGCATATCCGGCAAAAGCAGGAGATGATATTACACGACAGCTAACCATTTTGCTATTCCCTGTATTTTTTTCCCTTACATCGTTCAATTTTCGCAAATACCGGGATAATTTGCTGCTGATATTTTCCATTGTTTCTGCCGCCACAATTGTTTATCTGTACCTGTATGCATTGTACGTTATACATTACTTTAAACTCCCGGTAAAAGTCATTTTTTCTGAAACTTTTATCAATCACAAATTCAGCGCACCTATTGGTATACATGCTACCTTTTTTTCAATGCAGGTAGTGATAGCATTTTTTTATATAGTCATCAGGCTATTAAAACAACAAAACTTTTTAACCAAAGCCGTATATATCCTTACCTCCTTAATATTGCTTGCTGGGATAATTCAGTTAGGGTCCAAAGCTATATTTATTGTAGTGTTGCTTGGTATGCTGGTGGCCGTCCCTTATTTTATTATATCCGCCCGTAAACAGATGAGGTATGTATTAGTCAGCTCGGTTATTACAGTAATAGTTGTGGGCGGTGCATTAAGCATTAACAGTTTTAAACAACGCTATGTTACCGGCCTGGAAACAGATCTGTCAAAATTTACCGATTATGAAAATGTAGAACCACGTGTTGTAAGATGGCAGGCTGCGCTTGAGGTGGCCGTTAAAAACCCAATAGTCGGCTATGGCGCCGGTGCCGAACTACCTATACTGGCCGACAAATATTTCGAGAAAAAAATGTATATCTCTTTTGTAAACAGGCTTAATGCGCATAATCAATACATTACTTTCTTACTTACTACCGGTATTATTGGTTTATTGATTTACTTGAGTACACTATATTTCGGCTTCGAAATAGCCTTCAGACAACGCGATATGCTTTTCTTTATCTTCCTGCTTACTATTGTTGTTGTTTCAGTATCAGAGAGTTTGCTTCACGCGGAGAAAGGGATTTATTTCTATAGTTTGTTCTTTTCATTCTTTGTCTTTTCTGAACGGGAAAAAGCCCGTTAA